A region of Sphingobium baderi DNA encodes the following proteins:
- a CDS encoding HAD-IC family P-type ATPase, with the protein METSEVRWHMLSTSEVATALDVGCAGLSSPEVDRQSARFGPNALPRSARRNVFLRFLAQFHNTLIYVLLAGALAAALLDHMIDAVVIVAVVIVNAVIGHIQEGKAEQALEAIQQMIAPKASVVRDGVRQTIPVREIVPGDLVMIEAGDRVPADLRLLHARRMLIDEALLTGESVAAEKQEAVLPEQTDLADRRNMAFSGTMVAAGHASGLAVATGSRTQIGRISSLIQSVEQLATPLLKQIDGFARRFTWFVLAGGLALFAFAVLARNYDWIDALIAVVALAVGIVPEGLPAVITITLAIGVRRMAGRNAVIRKLPAVETLGATSVICTDKTGTLTRNEMTARRVITERHTMIASGSGYVPDGQIRIVGSGDQAEAMADAMPLIRCGLLCNDAALRKVGAEWRVEGDPMEGALFALAMKAAIDPEQERAEWERLDEIPFDAAHRFMATLCRGSNGTRLLFVKGAPEALLAMTAPDNCSYWESSIATAGSDGERVLAFGAKEMPAGSERISFEDLSTGVCLLGLVGFIDPPRAEVKDAIAECRSAGIGVKMITGDHAATALAIARQLDLADDPRVLTGLELEKLPDTELEQAVADVSVFARTSPEHKLRIVRALQAQGKIVAMTGDGVNDAPSLKQADVGVAMGIKGTEASKEAASMVLLDDNFASIVSAVREGRTVYDNIRKVISWEIPTNGGETLAVVLAILLGFALPMTATQILWVNLVLAATLGLVLAFEPTEPGAMLRRPRERGAPLLSPFLLWRVLLVSVLFAAVTLGIFFHVLAQGRSLEMARTMVVNMFIIAEIFYLFNVRYLHMTSLTWRGAIGTPAVLIAIGVLVIGQALFTYAPFMNAIFHSQPLGFADWVLLVACGMLLMLSLEVEKHVMRRLGWFSELNNQEDMP; encoded by the coding sequence ATGGAAACTTCCGAAGTGCGCTGGCATATGCTGTCAACCAGCGAAGTTGCCACGGCACTCGACGTCGGTTGTGCGGGTCTCTCTTCTCCGGAGGTGGATCGGCAATCGGCCCGCTTTGGGCCGAACGCGCTACCCCGGTCGGCGCGTCGCAATGTGTTCCTTAGGTTCCTCGCGCAATTCCATAACACGTTGATCTATGTGCTTCTTGCCGGGGCATTGGCCGCAGCGCTGCTCGATCACATGATCGACGCGGTGGTCATCGTCGCCGTCGTGATCGTGAATGCGGTGATCGGGCATATCCAGGAAGGAAAGGCTGAACAGGCGCTTGAGGCCATCCAGCAGATGATCGCGCCCAAGGCCAGCGTGGTGCGTGACGGCGTGAGGCAAACGATTCCCGTCCGCGAGATCGTGCCCGGCGATCTCGTGATGATCGAGGCCGGTGATCGCGTTCCCGCCGATCTCAGGCTTCTCCATGCGCGGCGAATGCTTATCGACGAGGCGCTGCTGACGGGCGAATCGGTGGCTGCCGAAAAGCAGGAAGCGGTGCTGCCCGAGCAGACCGATTTGGCGGATCGGCGTAATATGGCCTTTTCGGGCACGATGGTTGCGGCTGGGCACGCAAGCGGGCTCGCTGTTGCCACCGGATCTCGCACGCAGATCGGACGGATCAGTTCGCTTATCCAGTCGGTCGAACAACTGGCAACCCCGCTGCTGAAGCAGATCGACGGTTTTGCCCGGCGCTTCACCTGGTTCGTACTCGCGGGGGGGCTTGCGCTGTTCGCCTTTGCCGTTCTGGCGCGGAATTACGATTGGATCGACGCGCTGATCGCCGTGGTCGCGCTCGCCGTGGGGATCGTGCCGGAAGGGCTGCCGGCGGTCATCACGATTACTCTCGCGATCGGCGTGCGGCGGATGGCGGGGCGCAACGCCGTCATCCGAAAGCTCCCGGCCGTCGAAACGCTCGGCGCGACCTCGGTGATATGCACCGACAAGACCGGCACGCTCACACGCAACGAAATGACGGCCCGCCGCGTCATCACCGAGCGGCATACGATGATCGCGAGCGGATCCGGCTATGTTCCCGATGGTCAAATCCGGATCGTCGGGTCCGGGGACCAGGCAGAGGCTATGGCCGATGCGATGCCACTGATCCGCTGCGGGCTGCTGTGCAACGATGCCGCGCTGCGCAAGGTCGGTGCGGAATGGCGTGTCGAGGGCGATCCGATGGAGGGGGCCCTCTTCGCCCTGGCAATGAAGGCGGCCATCGATCCGGAGCAGGAGCGGGCGGAATGGGAGCGGCTCGACGAGATTCCCTTCGACGCCGCGCATCGGTTCATGGCGACGCTCTGCCGGGGTTCCAACGGCACGCGCTTGCTGTTCGTGAAGGGCGCGCCCGAAGCGCTCTTGGCGATGACCGCGCCCGACAATTGTTCCTATTGGGAGAGTTCCATCGCTACCGCCGGAAGCGATGGCGAGCGCGTTCTCGCCTTCGGCGCGAAGGAAATGCCTGCCGGCAGCGAACGGATCTCGTTCGAAGATCTCTCGACTGGCGTGTGCCTCCTGGGCCTTGTCGGCTTCATCGATCCGCCTCGTGCGGAGGTCAAGGACGCCATCGCCGAATGCCGGTCCGCCGGAATCGGCGTCAAGATGATCACTGGCGATCATGCGGCGACGGCGCTGGCGATCGCCCGGCAACTCGACCTTGCCGACGACCCGCGCGTGCTGACCGGGCTGGAACTGGAAAAGCTTCCGGACACCGAACTGGAGCAAGCGGTCGCGGATGTCTCGGTCTTTGCCCGGACCAGCCCGGAACATAAATTGCGGATCGTCCGTGCGCTGCAGGCTCAGGGAAAGATCGTCGCGATGACGGGGGACGGCGTGAACGACGCGCCGTCCCTCAAGCAGGCCGACGTCGGGGTCGCCATGGGCATCAAGGGCACCGAAGCGTCGAAAGAAGCGGCTTCCATGGTGCTGCTCGACGATAATTTTGCCTCGATCGTCAGCGCCGTTCGCGAAGGCCGAACGGTCTACGACAACATTCGCAAGGTCATTTCCTGGGAAATCCCTACGAACGGCGGTGAAACACTGGCGGTCGTATTGGCGATCCTGCTGGGCTTCGCGCTGCCGATGACGGCGACGCAGATCCTCTGGGTGAACCTCGTCCTCGCCGCCACGCTCGGCCTCGTGCTGGCGTTCGAGCCCACGGAACCCGGTGCGATGTTGCGCCGGCCACGGGAGCGCGGCGCGCCGTTGCTTTCGCCGTTCCTGCTTTGGCGTGTCCTTCTCGTCTCTGTGCTGTTCGCGGCCGTCACTCTCGGAATCTTTTTCCATGTTCTGGCGCAAGGCCGGAGCCTGGAGATGGCGCGCACCATGGTCGTCAACATGTTCATCATCGCGGAGATCTTCTACCTCTTCAACGTCCGCTATCTCCACATGACGTCCCTGACATGGCGCGGCGCGATCGGTACTCCCGCCGTGTTGATCGCGATCGGCGTTCTCGTCATCGGCCAGGCGCTCTTCACCTATGCGCCGTTCATGAACGCGATTTTCCACTCGCAGCCGCTGGGCTTCGCGGACTGGGTGTTGCTGGTGGCGTGCGGCATGCTTCTCATGCTGTCGCTGGAGGTGGAGAAGCATGTGATGCGGCGACTGGGCTGGTTTAGCGAACTTAATAATCAGGAGGACATGCCATGA
- a CDS encoding universal stress protein, whose translation MFAAPGARIDILILDAKPTAQGHGSEPGADVAHHLARHGFTSTVVPIQGGDVSDAEALVEAAHRRGAGMLALGAYGHSRLREMILGGVTRDLLTGAPLPLLFAH comes from the coding sequence ATGTTCGCGGCGCCTGGGGCAAGGATCGATATACTCATCCTCGATGCGAAGCCGACGGCCCAGGGCCACGGTTCCGAACCGGGAGCCGATGTCGCCCACCATCTCGCCCGGCATGGCTTTACGTCGACCGTAGTTCCCATCCAGGGCGGTGACGTGTCGGATGCGGAGGCGCTGGTCGAAGCGGCTCACCGGCGTGGCGCCGGGATGCTCGCGCTTGGCGCTTATGGCCACTCTCGCCTGCGCGAGATGATCCTGGGCGGCGTCACGCGCGACCTGCTCACTGGCGCGCCGCTGCCGCTGCTGTTTGCGCATTGA
- a CDS encoding ribose-phosphate diphosphokinase, with the protein MTAMLFSMPGNERLAASIAEHTGWATGTLEVRRFPDQESYVRLRSGVSGSAVAVICTLARPDDQIMRLLFAARLLRESGARSVHLVAPYLAYMRQDRRFKDGEALTSRQFAQLLSSEFDGLVTVDPHLHRYADLGEIYSMETASLAASPLLADWVRANVDAPLIIGPDSESEQWAGAIARLIGAPHAVFAKSRRGDRDVLIAASDLGAWKGRTPILVDDVISSGHTLANAAREIIDQGFPPPICLAVHGLFAAGAEALLREVGCRMVTTESISHASNAITLGALLGDALARQMEGGAGRLRITPE; encoded by the coding sequence ATGACGGCGATGCTGTTTTCCATGCCCGGGAACGAACGGCTGGCCGCATCCATCGCGGAACATACCGGGTGGGCGACAGGCACGCTCGAGGTTCGCCGGTTTCCCGATCAGGAGAGCTATGTCCGGCTCCGCTCCGGGGTGTCGGGATCAGCCGTGGCCGTCATATGCACGCTCGCGCGGCCCGACGACCAGATCATGCGGCTGCTCTTTGCTGCAAGGCTGCTGCGCGAGAGCGGGGCGCGGTCGGTCCATCTCGTGGCGCCTTATCTTGCCTATATGCGACAGGATCGGCGGTTCAAGGATGGCGAAGCGCTGACGTCCCGCCAGTTCGCCCAGCTCCTTTCATCCGAGTTCGATGGGCTCGTGACCGTCGATCCGCATCTCCACCGCTACGCGGATCTGGGGGAGATCTATTCGATGGAGACGGCTTCGCTCGCGGCATCTCCGCTTCTGGCGGACTGGGTCCGGGCCAATGTCGATGCACCGCTCATCATAGGACCCGACAGCGAGAGCGAGCAGTGGGCGGGCGCAATCGCCAGGCTTATCGGAGCGCCCCATGCGGTCTTCGCGAAATCGCGGCGCGGTGATCGGGACGTCCTTATCGCGGCCTCGGACCTGGGGGCATGGAAAGGCCGCACGCCGATCCTCGTCGATGACGTGATTTCGTCGGGACACACCCTTGCCAACGCCGCGCGCGAGATCATCGACCAGGGCTTCCCTCCGCCGATCTGCCTGGCTGTTCACGGCCTCTTCGCGGCTGGTGCCGAGGCTTTGCTCAGGGAAGTCGGCTGCCGCATGGTTACGACCGAAAGTATCTCGCATGCCAGTAACGCGATCACTCTTGGCGCACTGCTTGGCGATGCGCTGGCCCGGCAGATGGAAGGGGGCGCCGGTCGGCTACGTATAACACCCGAATGA
- a CDS encoding thymidine phosphorylase family protein: protein MGSSEPAEPSFARARRLRLHTHHELVAIMRTDSPVCHAEGLAAHTQVYIRNGSQPIAATLYQVEGDFLAGDEIGLSEAAWVALGVEEGTVVQVGHAPPLESIACVRQRIYGHRLNGAALTSIVGDVVAGRYADVHLAAFLTATATLPFDEDETYHLTRAMVEAGDRLRWPSEIVVDKHCVGGLPGNRTSPIVVAIAAACGLTMPKTSSRAITSPAGTADTMETLTRVDLDLGAMQRVVAVEGGCLAWGGAVCLSPADDIFIGVERALDIDTEGQLIASVLSKKIAAGATHVVLDIPIGPTAKVRSVAAAERLEATLGAVAARFGLVIRCVQTDGTQPVGRAIGPALEARDVLAVLTGDADAPPGLRDRACTLAGVVLELGKVAEEGQGRARAERTLADGSAWDRFQRICQAQGGMRTPPTARLTHPILAAHSGRVTHIDNRRIARLAKLAGAPDSPAAGMLLHVRLGDDVIAGQPLLTLHAQSQGEMAYALTYAAANADMLAIVP, encoded by the coding sequence ATAGGGAGTTCCGAACCGGCGGAACCATCGTTCGCGCGCGCGCGCCGGCTGCGCCTTCACACGCATCATGAGCTGGTCGCGATCATGCGGACCGACAGCCCGGTGTGCCATGCCGAGGGCCTTGCCGCGCACACCCAGGTCTATATCCGCAACGGCAGCCAGCCGATCGCGGCCACGCTCTATCAGGTGGAGGGCGACTTCCTGGCCGGCGACGAGATCGGTCTGTCCGAAGCGGCCTGGGTCGCGCTTGGCGTGGAGGAGGGAACCGTTGTCCAGGTCGGTCATGCGCCGCCCCTCGAATCGATCGCCTGCGTCCGCCAGCGCATCTACGGACACAGGCTGAACGGGGCCGCGCTGACCAGCATCGTCGGTGACGTGGTGGCGGGCCGCTATGCCGATGTGCACCTCGCCGCCTTCCTCACGGCTACCGCCACGCTTCCCTTCGACGAGGACGAGACCTACCATCTCACCAGGGCGATGGTCGAGGCCGGCGACCGTTTGCGCTGGCCGAGCGAGATCGTCGTCGACAAGCATTGCGTTGGCGGTCTGCCGGGCAACCGCACGAGCCCGATCGTCGTCGCCATCGCTGCCGCCTGCGGTCTGACCATGCCCAAGACGTCGTCGCGGGCGATCACGTCCCCGGCGGGAACGGCCGATACCATGGAGACGCTCACCCGGGTCGATCTCGACCTTGGCGCCATGCAGCGCGTGGTGGCGGTCGAGGGCGGCTGCCTCGCCTGGGGCGGCGCGGTCTGCCTCAGTCCCGCCGATGACATCTTCATCGGCGTGGAACGCGCGCTCGACATCGATACGGAGGGGCAGCTCATCGCCTCCGTTCTGTCGAAGAAGATAGCGGCGGGCGCGACCCATGTGGTGCTCGACATTCCGATCGGGCCGACCGCCAAGGTGCGCAGCGTCGCGGCGGCCGAACGGCTGGAAGCCACGCTTGGCGCCGTCGCCGCCCGTTTTGGCCTTGTTATCCGCTGTGTCCAGACCGATGGCACCCAGCCCGTCGGCCGGGCGATCGGGCCCGCCCTGGAGGCGCGCGACGTGCTGGCGGTGCTGACAGGCGATGCCGATGCTCCGCCGGGCCTTCGGGACCGCGCCTGCACGCTCGCCGGCGTGGTGCTCGAACTCGGGAAGGTCGCGGAAGAAGGCCAGGGACGCGCGCGCGCCGAACGCACATTGGCCGACGGCAGCGCCTGGGACAGGTTCCAAAGGATATGCCAGGCCCAGGGCGGCATGCGCACCCCGCCCACGGCCAGGCTCACCCATCCGATCCTGGCGGCGCATAGCGGCCGCGTCACCCATATCGACAATCGCCGGATAGCGCGCCTTGCGAAGCTGGCGGGCGCGCCCGACTCGCCGGCCGCGGGCATGCTTCTTCATGTTCGCCTGGGCGACGACGTTATCGCTGGCCAGCCTTTGCTGACCCTCCACGCCCAGTCGCAGGGTGAAATGGCTTATGCGCTGACCTACGCCGCCGCCAATGCCGACATGCTTGCGATCGTGCCATGA
- a CDS encoding zinc-dependent alcohol dehydrogenase family protein, whose product MKALVYHGPGEKSLEDRPRPALQAPGDAIVRITKTTICGTDLHILKGDVPTCEPGRILGHEGVGIVEEVGTAVGAFKPGDHVLISCITSCARCEYCRRGMYSHCVEGGWILGNRIDGTQAEFVRIPHADNSLHAIPPGADEDALVMLSDILPTGYECGVLNGKVAPGSSVAIVGAGPIGLATLLTAQFYAPARIIMIDLDDNRLAVARKFGATDTFNSGRDPVVSLVRELTDGKGVDTAIEAVGIPATFALCEELVAPGGVIANVGVHGAKVDLHLEELWSRNITITTRLVDTVSTPMLLKTVEAKRLRPEQLVTHRFVLSDILEAYETFARAADTHALKVVIDT is encoded by the coding sequence ATGAAAGCTCTCGTTTATCATGGCCCCGGCGAGAAGAGTCTCGAGGATCGCCCGAGGCCGGCCTTGCAGGCACCCGGCGATGCGATCGTGCGGATCACGAAGACCACCATTTGCGGCACCGACCTGCACATCCTGAAGGGGGATGTGCCGACGTGCGAGCCGGGCAGGATCCTCGGACATGAGGGTGTCGGGATCGTGGAGGAGGTCGGAACCGCGGTTGGAGCCTTCAAGCCCGGAGATCATGTCCTGATCTCCTGCATCACCTCTTGTGCCCGGTGTGAATATTGCCGGCGCGGCATGTATTCGCATTGCGTCGAGGGCGGCTGGATATTGGGCAACAGGATCGATGGCACGCAAGCCGAATTCGTGCGCATCCCCCATGCCGACAACAGCCTTCACGCGATCCCGCCGGGGGCCGATGAGGATGCCCTCGTCATGCTGAGCGACATTCTTCCGACGGGCTATGAGTGCGGCGTCCTGAACGGGAAGGTTGCACCGGGCAGCAGCGTCGCGATCGTCGGCGCTGGACCGATCGGCCTGGCGACCCTGCTGACTGCGCAATTTTATGCACCGGCCCGGATCATCATGATCGATCTCGACGACAATCGCCTCGCCGTCGCGCGCAAGTTCGGCGCGACGGACACGTTCAACAGCGGACGTGATCCGGTCGTGAGCCTGGTTCGAGAGCTCACCGACGGCAAGGGGGTCGATACGGCTATCGAAGCAGTCGGGATCCCTGCGACATTCGCGTTATGCGAAGAACTGGTCGCGCCCGGCGGGGTAATTGCCAATGTCGGTGTCCACGGCGCCAAGGTCGACCTCCATCTGGAGGAACTCTGGTCGCGCAACATCACCATCACCACCCGGCTCGTCGACACCGTCAGCACGCCGATGCTCCTGAAGACGGTCGAGGCCAAGCGCCTGCGGCCCGAACAGCTCGTCACCCATCGTTTCGTGTTGTCGGACATATTGGAGGCGTATGAGACGTTCGCGCGCGCAGCCGATACTCATGCCTTGAAGGTGGTGATCGACACGTGA
- a CDS encoding universal stress protein yields MSSISQIKHVLVVVDGAEHSLTAVDQALAYAGMHEAALTIVVVTENLAFAAAADAMAFAQAITVSEDQRDEHLAAVRERTRNTAIEVEVHSVFEASGLIPGLVKAEGQYADIALIPGVGRWQRDGLRRRISEALLFTGVPTVILPASWNPGPIDHAVLGWNASLESFRAARALLNLAEPDARIDVAIVDDPGVESGEHRGGVQIARLFARHGHSGGVCPISSSGKDTSAVLQNYAVEQKADVLVIGGYGRSRALEFVLGGVTRELIDHQRLPIVFVH; encoded by the coding sequence ATGAGCAGCATTTCACAGATCAAACATGTGCTCGTCGTCGTGGACGGTGCAGAGCATTCCCTGACCGCCGTTGATCAGGCGCTTGCCTATGCCGGTATGCATGAAGCGGCGCTTACGATCGTCGTCGTGACCGAAAATCTCGCATTCGCCGCGGCGGCTGATGCGATGGCTTTCGCGCAGGCCATCACGGTATCCGAGGACCAGCGCGACGAACATCTGGCGGCCGTTCGCGAACGAACCAGGAATACCGCGATCGAAGTAGAGGTTCACTCGGTGTTCGAGGCCAGCGGGCTGATACCCGGTCTCGTGAAGGCTGAAGGCCAGTACGCGGATATCGCGCTGATTCCGGGTGTCGGGCGCTGGCAAAGGGATGGCTTGAGGCGCCGTATCTCCGAGGCGCTTCTGTTTACGGGCGTGCCGACGGTCATTTTGCCGGCCTCCTGGAATCCTGGTCCCATCGATCACGCCGTATTGGGCTGGAACGCATCACTTGAATCGTTCCGCGCCGCGAGGGCGCTTCTCAATCTGGCCGAACCCGATGCCCGTATCGACGTTGCGATTGTCGATGATCCGGGTGTCGAATCCGGGGAGCACCGGGGCGGTGTCCAGATCGCCCGCCTTTTCGCGCGACATGGCCATAGCGGCGGCGTTTGTCCGATCAGCTCATCCGGTAAGGATACGTCGGCTGTCCTTCAGAATTACGCAGTGGAGCAGAAAGCCGATGTGCTCGTGATCGGTGGCTATGGGCGTTCGCGCGCACTCGAGTTCGTGCTTGGCGGCGTGACGCGGGAACTGATCGATCATCAGCGCCTGCCGATCGTTTTCGTACACTGA
- a CDS encoding zinc-dependent alcohol dehydrogenase family protein — MTEMFAMQLEAVGTPLRLVARQVPTPGRGELLIEVAACGVCRTDLHIVDGEIESRLPIVPGHEIVGIVVAAGEGVADVAIGDRVGVPWLGHSCGHCDYCRTGHENLCDSPAFTGCTRDGGYATHTVADARFCFRIPDAFSNEEAAPLLCAGLIGWRSLRAAGEGTRIGLYGFGAAAHIIAQIALWQGRAVYAFTRAGDDEGQAFARSLGCAWAGSSEDDPPVELDAAILFAPVGDLVPRALRAVHKGGRVICAGIHMSDIPSFPYADLWGERTIASVANLTREDGTSFFEIAQKANVKSVTTVFPLAQANVALERLRSGAVVGAAVLVPSNYAKA; from the coding sequence ATGACCGAGATGTTCGCGATGCAGCTCGAAGCGGTCGGCACGCCGCTGCGGCTCGTTGCGCGACAGGTTCCAACGCCTGGTCGAGGCGAGCTTCTCATCGAGGTCGCTGCTTGCGGCGTCTGCCGAACCGATCTGCATATCGTCGATGGGGAGATCGAATCCCGCCTCCCCATCGTTCCCGGGCACGAAATTGTCGGCATCGTTGTTGCGGCGGGGGAAGGGGTCGCCGATGTCGCGATCGGTGATCGCGTCGGCGTTCCCTGGCTCGGACATAGCTGCGGCCATTGCGACTATTGCCGAACAGGTCATGAAAATCTGTGCGATAGTCCCGCATTCACGGGATGCACCCGGGATGGCGGTTATGCGACCCATACGGTTGCGGACGCTCGCTTCTGCTTCAGGATACCCGACGCCTTTTCCAATGAAGAAGCCGCGCCCTTGCTGTGCGCCGGGCTGATCGGCTGGCGGTCCCTGCGCGCTGCGGGGGAGGGAACGCGGATCGGTCTCTACGGATTTGGCGCCGCCGCGCATATCATCGCCCAGATTGCGCTGTGGCAGGGCCGGGCGGTTTATGCCTTTACCAGGGCGGGAGACGACGAGGGACAGGCTTTTGCGCGATCACTCGGCTGCGCCTGGGCCGGATCATCGGAGGATGACCCGCCCGTGGAACTCGATGCGGCGATCCTCTTTGCCCCCGTCGGTGATCTTGTTCCGCGCGCGCTGCGTGCAGTCCACAAGGGAGGCAGGGTGATCTGCGCAGGGATCCACATGAGCGACATTCCGTCGTTCCCCTATGCTGACCTCTGGGGTGAGCGAACCATTGCATCGGTGGCTAATCTGACCCGCGAAGACGGCACAAGCTTTTTCGAGATCGCGCAGAAAGCCAACGTCAAATCCGTGACGACGGTCTTTCCGCTGGCTCAAGCCAATGTCGCGCTTGAGCGGTTGCGCAGTGGCGCCGTTGTTGGAGCGGCCGTCCTGGTGCCATCGAACTACGCGAAGGCTTGA
- a CDS encoding group II truncated hemoglobin produces MTAAEQKQQAPYDLVGGAVVVRNIVDRFYDLMDQEDAYRELRALHAPELGPMRVSLAGFLNAWLGGPRDWFDDHPGVCMMSAHARLPITGETADQWCDAMRRAIADSTVDPALGVKMAEALSNMAQGMAARAASAA; encoded by the coding sequence GTGACAGCAGCGGAACAGAAACAGCAGGCGCCCTATGATCTGGTTGGAGGGGCCGTCGTCGTCCGGAATATCGTAGACCGCTTCTATGATCTGATGGATCAGGAGGACGCCTATCGGGAGTTGCGTGCGCTACACGCCCCGGAGTTGGGGCCGATGCGCGTTTCGCTTGCCGGTTTTCTCAACGCATGGCTGGGCGGACCGCGAGATTGGTTTGATGATCACCCTGGCGTTTGCATGATGTCGGCCCATGCGCGCCTGCCGATCACTGGTGAGACAGCGGATCAGTGGTGTGACGCGATGCGCCGCGCCATCGCTGATTCGACGGTAGATCCTGCCCTGGGCGTCAAGATGGCCGAAGCCTTGTCGAACATGGCGCAGGGCATGGCGGCGCGTGCCGCGTCGGCAGCGTGA
- a CDS encoding response regulator transcription factor, with protein MSGENIAAPLRERPRLLLVEDDAGVRRSLQLLFRAQGFDVRAYAAGAALLDDPLSGDACCFVADFRLEQSDGIEVLCRLRERGWPGPAILITAFPSAELTERALAQGFAQVLEKPLREHALTGALARLTGVGKRI; from the coding sequence ATGTCAGGCGAGAATATTGCGGCCCCGTTGCGGGAACGCCCGCGTCTTCTTCTGGTCGAGGATGACGCCGGTGTTCGCCGTTCACTGCAGCTTCTCTTTCGTGCGCAGGGTTTTGACGTCCGGGCCTATGCGGCTGGTGCGGCGCTTCTGGACGATCCGTTATCGGGGGATGCCTGCTGCTTCGTTGCTGATTTTCGATTGGAGCAGAGCGATGGCATCGAGGTGCTTTGCCGCCTGCGCGAACGTGGCTGGCCGGGTCCAGCCATACTCATCACCGCGTTCCCATCGGCCGAACTGACCGAGCGTGCCTTGGCGCAGGGGTTCGCCCAGGTTCTGGAAAAGCCCCTGCGGGAACATGCGCTGACTGGCGCGCTTGCCAGGCTGACGGGCGTGGGAAAGCGCATTTGA
- a CDS encoding response regulator transcription factor encodes MEDKRIVHIVDDEDAIRRSAGFMLKKSGFSVETWSSGVEFLKDVRNAAEGCILLDVRMPQMDGLEVQKELNERGIAMPVIILTGHGDVSIAVSAMKAGAVDFIEKPFEKAVLLAAIESAFERLADVEGRATRAADATIRIAALSGREQDVLKGLARGLPNKTIAYDLGISPRTVEVHRANLMTKLGVRSLSEALRIAFSAGITG; translated from the coding sequence ATGGAGGATAAGCGGATCGTCCACATCGTCGACGATGAAGATGCAATCCGTCGATCTGCCGGTTTCATGCTCAAGAAATCAGGTTTCTCGGTCGAAACCTGGTCCTCCGGTGTTGAATTTCTGAAAGACGTGAGGAACGCGGCCGAGGGCTGCATTCTCCTCGATGTGCGTATGCCTCAGATGGATGGGCTCGAAGTCCAAAAGGAATTGAACGAACGCGGTATCGCGATGCCCGTCATCATCCTGACCGGGCATGGCGATGTGTCGATCGCTGTAAGCGCGATGAAGGCCGGCGCAGTCGACTTCATCGAGAAACCGTTCGAGAAGGCGGTGTTGCTCGCGGCTATTGAAAGTGCCTTCGAACGGCTTGCCGACGTTGAAGGCAGGGCAACCCGCGCCGCCGACGCAACGATCCGCATCGCCGCTCTGTCCGGGCGCGAACAGGATGTGCTCAAGGGGCTTGCGCGAGGACTGCCAAACAAGACGATCGCTTATGATCTTGGGATTTCGCCGCGCACCGTAGAGGTGCATCGCGCCAACCTCATGACCAAGCTGGGCGTTCGCAGCCTGTCGGAGGCGCTCCGTATCGCGTTTTCCGCGGGGATCACGGGCTGA